A genome region from Vicia villosa cultivar HV-30 ecotype Madison, WI unplaced genomic scaffold, Vvil1.0 ctg.000606F_1_1, whole genome shotgun sequence includes the following:
- the LOC131629828 gene encoding mitochondrial outer membrane import complex protein METAXIN-like: METNENTPTNTLVVRKPCFGLPSGCPQCLSAYIYLKLSQLPFHLDYHLNYPDSEQIPYFEVGDSVTYNNDKGGIIEGLKRDVSDLDVGVSSLPECIPTKVMLTTWLADALEYELWVGSDSLSAYRIYYSDLPWAIGKVLFWKKARWVKQKHEISKDNAEVKEEEIYGRANSAYDALSTLLGEENYLFENRASSLDAIFLAHALVVLQAFPESSILRTNFLKHANLVQYVQQHKEELIEAAGTSPSNDPYFGASSSTSGGPSTSSSKFKSKHKKEKTKEEKKHRKRAKYFVVAQLVAVVLFLSIMSGFSDDGEGGLVDGDSNYGYDE, translated from the exons ATGGAAACGAACGAGAACACACCAACGAACACCCTAGTTGTTCGAAAACCCTGTTTTGGTCTTCCATCCGGCTGTCCTCAATGTTTGTCTGCTTACATCTatctcaaactctctcaacttCCATTCCACTTGGATTACCACCTCAACTACCCTGATTCTG AACAAATTCCTTACTTTGAGGTTGGTGATTCTGTGACATATAATAATGACAAGGGCGGGATCATTGAGGGCTTGAAAAGGGATGTAAGTGATTTAGATGTTGGTGTATCTTCACTTCCTGAATGCATACCGACGAAAGTGATGCTCACAACTTGGCTTGCTGATGCACTTGAGTATGAGCTTTGGGTGGGAAGTGATAGTTTATCGGCTTATAGGATCTATTACTCTGATCTTCCGTGGGCTATAGGAAAGGTTTTGTTTTGGAAGAAAGCGCGTTGGGTGAAGCAGAAACATGAGATTAGTAAAGACAATGCCGAAGTAAAGGAAGAAGAG ATTTATGGAAGAGCAAACTCTGCATATGACGCTTTGTCAACTTTATTAGGGGAAGAAAATTACTTATTTGAAAACAG GGCATCGAGCTTGGATGCTATTTTTCTTGCACATGCATTAGTAGTTCTTCAAGCTTTTCCT GAATCATCAATTTTGCGAACCAATTTTTTGAAACACGCAAATTTAGTGCAATACGTGCAACAACATAAGGAAGAACTTATAGAAGCTGCTGGTACGTCTCCGTCTAATGATCCATACTTTGGTGCATCATCATCAACTTCTGGAGGTCCTTCAACTTCAA GTTCAAAGTTCAAGAGCAAACATAAAAAGGAGAAAACAAAGGAGGAGAAGAAACATCGAAAAAGAGCGAAATATTTTGTGGTAGCACAGCTAGTTGCAGTTGTTCTGTTTCTCAGTATCATGTCTGGATTCAGTGATGATGGCGAAGGCGGGTTAGTTGACGGTGATTCAAACTATGGCTATGATGAATGA
- the LOC131629822 gene encoding protein ALTERED PHOSPHATE STARVATION RESPONSE 1-like: MGCSQSKLDDEESVQLCKDRKKFIKQAVEQRTRFATGHIAYVESMKRVSAALRDYIEGDEPREFSLDSVVTPPFTPVKKKTNPRIANGNGNGNPRIANGNGNGNGKGNGNGNGNPRIGNGNGNGNGFVPISAKSFTPSSIEFGVGPNSFTPSPIEFGVGPNSTLRMNYFRPGGNPAVLVEERPPSPEIVRMEAYAPMQHYGVDGYFAMQSSPPMNPSIFPYSPPNVRPNIPPPSPQNAQWDFFWNPFSSLDYYGYPNRSNHDQNGMDDDYRGLRQVREEEGIPDLEEDETEHEDYVVKRNVVEERPRNDINTNPSKEEVLVEDLDEDDEDDDDDGEEEEEDDEVGTDDETEIETETEHDAKDSQQAHGNASFEVSKNQAAGHIESSRREMEIGKQEPKEEMAGFTVYVNRRPTSMAEVINDLEAQFKTVCNAANDVSVLLEAKKAQYLLTSNEHSASKLLNPVALFRSASSRSSSSRFLVNSSTTREERCEGGKDISKEHCRLSGSHQSTLDKLNEWEKKLYEEVKCGERVRIAYEKKCKQLSNYEVKGEDPSADKTRATIRDLDTQITVSIHSVEAISRRIETLRDEELHPQLLELVQGLEKMWKVMAECHQTQKRTLDEAKILLAGTPSKSHSKRQQQPSISMTDPNRLARSASILETELRNWRNTFESWITSQRSYIQALTGWLLRCVRSEPDDVSNLPPYSPQRMSNTHPLFGLIVQWSRCLDGVREKAVLDGMDFFAAGMGSLYAHQLRQDSRSSSYRTTTNQNGGNMEMVEVGHVEEEEVMAPEKLAEVAIKVLCAGMSVAISSLADFAYDSAEAYSEVVKQWESVKGQKHNNCSENRT, translated from the exons ATGGGATGTTCACAATCAAAGCTTGATGATGAAGAGTCAGTTCAGCTTTGTAAAGATAGGAAGAAGTTCATTAAACAAGCTGTTGAGCAAAGAACTCGGTTTGCGACTGGACATATAGCTTATGTTGAATCTATGAAGAGGGTTTCGGCTGCGCTTCGTGATTATATTGAAGGTGATGAGCCTCGCGAGTTTTCGTTAGATTCGGTTGTTACGCCGCCTTTTACGCCGGTGAAGAAGAAAACTAACCCTAGGATTGCCAATGGCAATGGTAATGGCAACCCTAGGATTGCCAATGGCAATGGCAATGGCAATGGTAAAGGAAATGGTAATGGTAATGGCAACCCTAGGATTGGCAATGGAAATGGTAATGGCAATGGCTTTGTTCCTATATCGGCTAAATCTTTCACGCCATCGTCGATCGAATTTGGAGTTGGACCGAATTCGTTCACGCCATCGCCGATTGAATTTGGAGTTGGGCCGAATTCAACTTTGAGAATGAATTACTTTAGGCCAGGTGGTAATCCGGCGGTTTTAGTTGAGGAAAGGCCTCCGTCGCCTGAAATCGTCCGAATGGAAGCGTATGCTCCAATGCAGCATTATGGTGTGGATGGTTATTTTGCAATGCAATCATCACCACCGATGAATCCGTCGATTTTTCCTTATTCTCCTCCAAATGTTAGGCCTAATATACCTCCACCTTCACCGCAAAATGCTCAATGGGATTTCTTTTGGAACCCTTTTTCCTCGTTGGATTACTATGGTTATCCGAACCGAAGTAACCACGATCAAAACGGTATGGATGATGATTACAGAGGACTAAGGCAGGTTCGAGAAGAAGAGGGGATACCAGACCTTGAAGAAGATGAAACTGAACATGAAGATTATGTTGTTAAGAGAAATGTAGTAGAAGAAAGACCTAGAAATGATATAAATACAAACCCCTCCAAAGAAGAAGTCCTAGTTGAAGATCTCGACGAAGATGACGAGGATGATGACGATGACGGAGAGGAGGAAGAGGAGGATGATGAAGTCGGAACAGATGACGAAACCGAAATCGAAACTGAAACTGAGCATGATGCCAAAGATTCacaacaagctcatggaaatgcAAGTTTTGAAGTATCAAAAAATCAAGCTGCGGGTCATATCGAATCCAGCCGTAGAGAAATGGAAATTGGTAAACAAGAACCTAAGGAAGAAATGGCTGGTTTTACGGTTTATGTAAACCGAAGACCAACAAGCATGGCAGAAGTGATCAATGATCTTGAAGCTCAATTCAAAACCGTGTGCAATGCAGCCAATGATGTCTCGGTTTTGTTAGAGGCAAAGAAAGCTCAGTATTTGCTAACATCAAATGAACACTCAG CATCAAAATTATTGAATCCGGTCGCTTTGTTCCGGTCAGCTTCTTCGCGCTCTTCTTCATCAAGATTTTTAGTGAATTCTTCAACCACTAGAGAGGAAAGATGTGAGGGCGGTAAGGATATCTCAAAGGAACATTGTAGGCTTTCTGGTAGTCACCAATCTACATTGGACAAGTTAAATGAATGGGAGAAGAAGCTCTACGAGGAAGTCAAG TGTGGAGAGCGAGTCCGAATTGCGTATGAGAAAAAATGCAAGCAACTAAGCAACTATGAAGTAAAAGGAGAGGATCCTTCTGCAGATAAAACAAGAGCAACCATTAGAGATCTAGACACTCAGATAACAGTTTCAATACACTCAGTTGAAGCTATTTCCCGGAGAATAGAAACTCTAAGGGACGAAGAGTTGCATCCTCAACTTCTCGAATTAGTACAAGG GCTTGAAAAGATGTGGAAAGTGATGGCAGAATGTCATCAAACACAGAAGAGAACCTTAGACGAAGCAAAGATTCTTCTAGCCGGCACACCTTCTAAATCGCATTCCAAAAGACAACAACAGCCTTCCATCTCAATGACCGATCCAAATAGGCTCGCCCGATCAGCCTCAATTCTCGAAACCGAGTTACGAAACTGGCGAAACACCTTCGAGTCATGGATCACTTCTCAAAGATCCTACATTCAAGCACTAACCGGATGGCTTCTCCGGTGTGTGAGATCCGAACCCGACGACGTATCAAACTTACCACCCTACTCTCCTCAAAGGATGAGCAACACTCACCCATTATTCGGACTTATCGTTCAGTGGTCAAGGTGTCTAGACGGAGTGCGCGAAAAGGCAGTGCTCGACGGAATGGACTTTTTTGCAGCCGGGATGGGATCCCTCTATGCGCATCAATTGAGGCAAGACTCGAGGTCGAGTTCGTATAGAACAACAACGAATCAAAATGGTGGGAATATGGAAATGGTTGAAGTCGGTCATGTGGAAGAAGAAGAGGTTATGGCtcctgaaaaacttgctgaagtAGCTATAAAAGTTCTTTGTGCTGGAATGTCTGTTGCTATAAGCTCATTAGCAGATTTTGCTTATGATTCTGCAGAGGCTTATAGTGAAGTTGTGAAGCAATGGGAGAGTGTGAAAGGCCAAAAGCATAATAATTGTAGTGAGAATAGAACATAG